A window of the Kazachstania africana CBS 2517 chromosome 10, complete genome genome harbors these coding sequences:
- the LEU9 gene encoding 2-isopropylmalate synthase LEU9 (similar to Saccharomyces cerevisiae LEU4 (YNL104C) and LEU9 (YOR108W); ancestral locus Anc_2.172) → MVKPAVINLAEYASRAQKTIKPVTLTYRNMLKDPSTKYKPFKAPILKNRKWPDNRITKAPRWLSTDLRDGNQSLPDPMSVEQKKEYFHKLVEMGFKEIEVAFPSASQTDFDFTRYAVENAPDDVTIQALVQSREHLVKRTIEALTGAKRATVHTYLATSDMFREIVFNMSQEEAIAKAVETTKLVRKLTKDDPTQQATHWTYEFSPECFTDTSPEFAVQICEAVKAVWEPTEDNPIIFNLPATVEIATPNIYADQIEYFATHISERNKVCISTHCHNDRGCGVAATELALLAGADRVEGCLFGNGERTGNVDLVTVALNMYVQGVSPNLDLSDITSVVEVVERCNKIPISERAPYGGDLVVCAFSGSHQDAIKKGFALQEKKKKQGEHLWRIPYLPLDPKDIGRDYEAVIRVNSQSGKGGAAWVILRSLGLDLPRSMQIEFSTCVQNSADALGRELKADEITNLLKDTYNYNNERHRYLTLVDYNVEKVDGDRRVLTGQVEFNNTIVNIQGSGNGPISSLVDALSNLLDVNLNVENYTEHAVGSGSNTKAASYVQLRYRRDSDNEQAAQWGIGLSEDVGDSSVQAIFSTVNNIIHKNEIALPDANSKKNEASSA, encoded by the coding sequence ATGGTAAAACCTGCAGTTATAAATCTAGCTGAGTATGCTAGTCGGGCGCAAAAGACTATCAAACCTGTAACTTTAACTTACAGAAATATGCTAAAAGATCCTTCTACTAAATATAAACCATTCAAAGCTCCCATCCTTAAAAATAGGAAATGGCCAGATAATAGAATAACTAAGGCTCCACGCTGGCTTTCTACCGATCTTAGGGATGGTAACCAATCTCTACCTGATCCAATGTCTGTAGAACAGAAGAAGGAATATTTCCATAAATTAGTAGAAATGGgatttaaagaaattgaagttGCTTTCCCATCTGCATCACAAACTGATTTCGATTTTACAAGATACGCTGTTGAAAATGCTCCTGATGATGTCACTATACAAGCATTAGTCCAATCTCGTGAACATCTTGTCAAGAGAACCATTGAAGCTTTAACTGGTGCAAAGAGGGCCACTGTACATACATATTTGGCTACCAGTGATATGTTCCGAGAAATTGTCTTCAATATGTCTCAAGAGGAAGCAATTGCTAAAGCTGTTGAAACTACTAAATTAGTTAGAAAGTTGACGAAAGATGATCCAACTCAACAAGCTACCCATTGGACGTACGAATTTTCTCCAGAATGTTTTACTGATACTTCACCAGAGTTTGCAGTCCAGATCTGTGAAGCAGTTAAGGCCGTTTGGGAACCAACGGAAGATAATCcaatcattttcaatctaCCAGCTACTGTTGAAATAGCTACTCCAAATATTTACGCTGATCAAATCGAATATTTCGCTACTCACATCTCTGAACGTAATAAAGTTTGCATTTCAACTCATTGCCACAATGATCGTGGATGTGGTGTTGCTGCTACCGAACTTGCTTTATTAGCAGGTGCTGATCGTGTCGAAGGTTGTCTTTTTGGTAATGGTGAACGTACAGGTAACGTTGACTTAGTTACTGTAGCATTAAACATGTACGTTCAAGGTGTCTCTCCAAATTTGGATCTTTCCGATATTACATCAGTTGTTGAAGTTGTGGAACGTTGCAACAAGATTCCTATTTCAGAAAGAGCTCCATATGGTGGTGATCTAGTTGTTTGTGCATTCTCAGGATCTCATCAAGATGCTATTAAGAAAGGTTTCGCTCtacaagaaaagaagaagaaacaagGTGAACATCTATGGAGAATTCCATATCTTCCATTGGATCCAAAGGATATTGGTCGTGATTATGAAGCTGTTATTAGAGTCAACTCACAATCTGGTAAGGGTGGTGCCGCTTGGGTTATCTTGAGATCTCTAGGTCTAGATCTTCCAAGAAGCATGCAGATCGAGTTCTCCACCTGCGTCCAAAATAGTGCTGACGCTCTAGGAAGAGAATTGAAGGCCGACGAAATCACTAATTTGTTGAAGGATACTTACAACTACAATAATGAACGCCATAGATACTTAACTTTAGTGGATTATAATGTCGAAAAAGTTGATGGTGACCGTAGAGTTTTAACTGGTCAAGTTGAATTCAACAACACTATTGTCAACATTCAGGGTTCTGGTAATGGTCCTATTTCCTCTTTGGTCGACGCTCTATCCAACTTGTTAGACGTCAATTTGAATGTTGAAAACTATACTGAACACGCTGTCGGTTCCGGTTCCAACACTAAGGCCGCTTCTTACGTTCAACTACGTTACAGACGTGACTCCGACAATGAACAAGCTGCCCAATGGGGTATTGGTCTTTCTGAGGATGTTGGTGATTCTTCGGTACAAGCCATTTTCTCTACCGTGAACAATATTATCCATAAAAACGAAATCGCTCTACCAGATGCCAACTCTAAAAAGAACGAAGCCTCCTCCGCTTAA
- the KTR1 gene encoding alpha-1,2-mannosyltransferase KTR1 (similar to Saccharomyces cerevisiae KTR1 (YOR099W); ancestral locus Anc_2.185), protein MAKISIPPGKEARFKKIGIVLVTLLTLYILYSGASVSNTGVRVAKSGKREKATFVTLARNQDLYSLASTIKNVEDRFNHQYNYDWVFLNDADFTEEFKEVTSRLVSGTTKYGKVPKEHWSYPEWIDQNKAAETRQKMKEEKVIYGDSVSYRHMCRFESGFFYKHPLLDDYDWYWRVEPDVKFHCDINYDVFRFMRENGKKYGFTISLREYDATIRTLWPTTVKFMNDHPQFIHENNMMDFISDDGGLSYNLCHFWSNFEIGSLDFLRSHAYNSYFDYLDKAGGFFYERWGDAPVHSIAAALFLDRNEIHHFSDIGYYHIPFSACPLDPVTRFEGKCSCNPKQDFTWNGYSCASKFYTVNNMKKPEGWQELA, encoded by the coding sequence ATGGCAAAGATTTCTATACCTCCTGGTAAAGAAGCTCGTTTCAAAAAGATTGGTATCGTACTAGTGACTTTATTAACGCTGTACATCCTATATAGCGGCGCATCAGTAAGCAACACTGGTGTTAGAGTTGCTAAATCTGGTAAAAGGGAAAAAGCTACTTTTGTCACTTTAGCACGTAATCAAGATCTTTATTCTTTAGCTTCTACAATTAAAAATGTCGAAGATAGATTCAATCACCAATACAACTATGACTGGGTTTTTCTTAACGATGCTGATTTTACGGAGGAATTTAAAGAAGTTACCTCTAGATTGGTAAGTGGTACCACTAAATACGGTAAAGTTCCTAAGGAACACTGGTCTTACCCAGAATGGATTGACCAAAATAAAGCTGCTGAAACAAGACAAAAAATGAAGGAAGAAAAGGTCATTTATGGTGATTCTGTTTCCTACAGACATATGTGTAGATTTGAGTCTGGTTTCTTCTACAAACATCCCTTATTAGATGATTATGACTGGTATTGGAGAGTTGAACCTGATGTCAAATTCCATTGTGATATCAATTATGATGTTTTTAGATTTATGAGAGAAAACGGCAAAAAGTATGGTTTTACCATTTCTTTAAGAGAATATGACGCTACCATTCGAACTTTATGGCCTACTACTGTCAAATTCATGAATGACCATCCACAATTTATTCATGAAAACAACATGATGGATTTCATCAGTGATGATGGTGGCCTTTCATACAATCTATGCCATTTCTGGTCCAATTTCGAAATTGGTTCATTGGATTTCTTGAGAAGTCATGCTTATAATTCTTATTTCGATTATTTGGATAAAGCAGGTGGATTTTTCTATGAAAGATGGGGTGATGCACCAGTTCATTCAATTGCTGCTGCACTTTTCTTAGATCGTAAtgaaattcatcatttcaGTGATATTGGCTACTACCATATTCCTTTCAGTGCATGCCCATTAGATCCAGTCACTAGATTCGAAGGTAAATGTAGTTGTAATCCAAAGCAAGATTTTACATGGAATGGATATTCCTGTGCTTCTAAATTTTACACTGTTAATAACATGAAGAAACCAGAGGGCTGGCAAGAATTAGCTTGA
- the RGS2 gene encoding GTPase-activating protein RGS2 (similar to Saccharomyces cerevisiae RGS2 (YOR107W); ancestral locus Anc_2.173): MESKLPTLYDILAELDENFDYTKDCLPEEKCVSDEQMVLDKFHKFTRNSHCEENLEFFNKSKKFLLDDTYKEFELDDWNREIYKKFIKINSPMECNFPQNIREIFDVCHEAGEIPSQKDIANAIQHILGLLFDIYTRFSNQYHYQYIPASEPFTEKVRETQESSSSTRISTLRADSNDNIYRSSVFHRSRRFFNKFKR, translated from the coding sequence ATGGAGAGCAAACTGCCTACTTTGTACGATATTCTAGCGGAGCtagatgaaaatttcgatTATACAAAAGATTGCTTACCAGAAGAAAAGTGTGTGAGTGATGAACAAATGGTACTAgataaatttcataaatttaCTAGAAATTCACATTGTGAGgaaaatttagaatttttcaataagagTAAGAAATTCTTATTGGATGATACATACAAAGAGTTTGAACTTGATGATTGGAATCGTGAAATTTataagaaatttataaaGATTAATTCGCCCATGGAATGTAATTTCCCACAAAATATTAGGGAGATTTTTGATGTGTGTCATGAAGCAGGCGAGATCCCTAGCCAAAAGGACATCGCTAATGCTATACAACACATCCTGGGTCTACTATTTGACATATATACACGATTCAGCAATCAGTACCATTACCAATATATTCCAGCATCAGAACCCTTCACCGAAAAAGTCAGAGAAACGCAAGAATCCTCGAGTTCAACTAGAATCTCAACATTACGTGCAGATTCTAACGATAACATATACCGTTCCTCAGTGTTCCACAGAAGTAGGAGGTTTTTCAACAAGTTCAAAAGATAA
- the RAS1 gene encoding Ras family GTPase RAS1 (similar to Saccharomyces cerevisiae RAS2 (YNL098C) and RAS1 (YOR101W); ancestral locus Anc_2.182) codes for MSLNKSNIREYKLVVVGGGGVGKSALTIQLIHSHFVDEYDPTIEDSYRKQVVIDNKVTILDILDTAGQEEYSAMREQYMRTGEGFLLVYSVTSRTSFEELMTYYQQIQRVKDSDYIPVVIVGNKSDLEDERQVSYEDGQHIATQMNAPFLETSAKQAINVEEAFYSLVRLVRDDGGKYNKKNVETENDINYEQFSTVKDTNQQLNAPDSTGRTHIGPGGSHVLKNVQNPQDNFTNIQQTSDNITNDDMNNLPQDANATLQAPQVQPLPQQADASNAQTDAGGRVSNVSKQARVNQSTKPTASDNAAKKSSGGGCCVIV; via the coding sequence ATGTCCTTGAATAAGTCCAATATAAGAGAATACAAGCTAGTCGTTGTTGGTGGCGGTGGTGTAGGTAAATCCGCATTGACtattcaattgattcattCACATTTCGTAGACGAATATGATCCCACCATTGAGGATTCGTATAGGAAACAAGTCGTGATAGATAATAAAGTCACAATTTTAGATATTCTAGATACTGCTGGTCAAGAAGAATACTCCGCTATGAGAGAACAGTACATGAGAACAGGTGAGGGTTTCTTACTCGTATATTCTGTCACTTCGAGAACTTCTTTCGAAGAATTGATGACTTACtatcaacaaattcaaagagTTAAAGACTCTGATTACATCCCTGTGGTCATTGTAGGTAATAAATCCGATCTAGAAGATGAAAGACAGGTCTCATACGAAGATGGTCAACATATTGCAACACAAATGAACGCACCTTTCTTGGAAACTTCTGCCAAGCAGGCAATTAACGTCGAAGAAGCTTTCTATAGTCTTGTGCGTCTTGTTAGGGATGATGGTGGCAAATacaacaagaaaaatgtggaaactgaaaatgatatcaatTATGAACAGTTTTCCACTGTGAAAGATACTAATCAACAATTAAATGCTCCTGATAGTACAGGTCGCACTCATATAGGCCCTGGTGGCTCACATGTATTAAAAAATGTCCAAAACCCACAAGAtaattttacaaatattCAACAAACTTCTGATAATATAACCAATGACGATATGAATAACTTACCACAAGACGCCAATGCCACATTACAAGCTCCTCAAGTACAGCCCTTACCACAACAGGCAGATGCGTCCAATGCACAAACTGACGCCGGCGGAAGAGTCTCAAATGTAAGTAAACAAGCAAGAGTCAATCAATCAACTAAACCGACTGCTTCAGATAATGCAGCCAAGAAATCTTCGGGTGGTGGCTGTTGTGTGATCGTATAG
- the VAM3 gene encoding SNAP receptor VAM3 (similar to Saccharomyces cerevisiae VAM3 (YOR106W); ancestral locus Anc_2.175), with the protein MSFYDVEAQSSAKKSQSHFAGDERIGKLITSFTDNLKTFEREFKKFNKLRTVQTKTAIENELIPTCSTLRDEILQLNISNDHKLYGDFTILNNIFLNLIKNYNFIKERPIENESSYITIQVNESEQTPLLSQQQSQVQEQEEPVLQEELDFQTIIQQERNEQAKNIHSAVNEVNAIFKQLGTLVTEQGVQINTIDDNINQFSDNAMNANKQLNKANEHQKSKNKCGTVTLIIIVIVTLVVLLAVLS; encoded by the coding sequence ATGTCCTTCTATGATGTTGAAGCACAGTCTAGTGCTAAAAAGAGCCAGTCCCATTTTGCTGGCGACGAAAGAATAGGTAAGTTAATTACTTCATTCACTGATAATttaaaaacttttgaaaggGAGTTCAAGAAGTTCAATAAACTACGAACGGTACAGACCAAGACTGCGATCGAAAACGAGCTGATTCCCACGTGTTCGACGTTGCGTGATGAAATATTacaattgaatatttcCAACGACCACAAATTATACGGTGATTTCACAATACTTAACAATATATTCCtaaatctaataaaaaaCTATAATTTCATAAAAGAACGTCCCATAGAAAACGAAAGTAGTTATATAACGATTCAGGTAAACGAGAGCGAGCAGACTCCATTACTTTCTCAACAACAATCACAAGTACAAGAGCAAGAAGAGCCTGTCCTTCAAGAAGAACTAGACTTCCAAACAATTATTCAACAAGAGAGAAACGAGCAAGCCAAAAACATTCATAGTGCAGTTAATGAGGTTAACgcaattttcaaacaattgGGGACGTTAGTTACTGAACAAGGTGTACAAATCAATACAATCGACGATAACATCAACCAATTTAGTGACAATGCCATGAATGCAAATAAACAACTGAATAAAGCCAACGAACATCAAAAGAGTAAAAACAAATGCGGAACCGTAACATTGATAATCATAGTTATTGTTACACTGGTTGTGCTATTAGCTGTATTGAGTTAG
- the CRC1 gene encoding carnitine:acyl carnitine antiporter (similar to Saccharomyces cerevisiae CRC1 (YOR100C); ancestral locus Anc_2.184), translated as MSSDTSDTAILNEENDSLIHETGSSIMENFKSLAAGGVGGVSAVATGHPFDLVKVRCQNGQAINAKDAVLQIWSNSKGHGLFPINLVRNFYKGVIPPLLGVTPIFAVSFWGYDVGKKIVSYNNNYLTNLSTSQMAGAGFISAIPTTLITAPTERIKVVLQTSKNKQSVATAASKILHDGGITSLFKGSLATLARDGPGSALYFASYEVVKKKLNKESDQLSVKNICLAGGIAGMSMWLVVFPIDTIKTKLQASSTKQSMINATREIYSSRGGIKGFFPGLGPALLRSFPANAATFLGVELTHSFFKRYNI; from the coding sequence ATGTCCTCAGATACTTCAGACACTGCAATCTTGAATGAGGAAAACGATTCTTTGATTCATGAAACTGGGTCCTCAATAATGgagaatttcaaatctcTGGCTGCAGGCGGTGTCGGTGGCGTGTCAGCCGTTGCCACGGGACATCCTTTCGATTTGGTTAAAGTCAGATGTCAGAATGGTCAAGCAATCAACGCTAAAGACGCAGTTTTGCAAATTTGGAGTAATTCAAAAGGTCATGGGTTGTTCCCCATTAATTTGGTAAGAAACTTTTACAAAGGTGTCATACCACCATTGTTGGGAGTGACGCCAATCTTTGCCGTCTCATTTTGGGGTTACGATGTCGGTAAGAAAATAGTCAGttacaataataattatttGACAAATCTGTCCACTTCACAGATGGCCGGTGCTGGGTTCATTAGTGCCATTCCAACAACTCTAATTACGGCGCCCACGGAAAGAATTAAAGTCGTTTTGcaaacttcaaaaaataagcAGAGTGTCGCTACAGCCGCTTCTAAGATCTTACATGATGGTGGGATCacttctcttttcaaaggtTCGTTAGCAACGTTAGCAAGAGATGGTCCAGGTAGTGCTTTGTATTTTGCATCATATGAGGTTgttaagaaaaaattgaataaagaaaGTGATCAATTGAGTGTGAAGAACATTTGTCTTGCCGGGGGGATTGCTGGTATGTCAATGTGGCTCGTTGTTTTCCCCATTGATACAATAAAGACTAAATTACAAGCGTCATCTACAAAACAATCAATGATTAATGCCACCAGAGAGATATATTCATCAAGAGGTGGTATAAAAGGGTTTTTCCCGGGTTTGGGTCCCGCCTTATTGAGATCATTTCCTGCAAATGCAGCTACATTTTTAGGCGTCGAGTTGACacattcattttttaaaagatataaCATctga
- the PIN2 gene encoding Pin2p (similar to Saccharomyces cerevisiae PIN2 (YOR104W); ancestral locus Anc_2.179) — MLVCKVTQSLGLNERSVKEDLESFKSWDTCMDDKACKIVAIVGIVLACIVVIWLIGSLLTCFRQGVGGICEFICWCSSCYKNRSNQNVNQAYQPAQPVGSYEPATIIYQPVQPPQSMYSNDKNDGYYNEYGNNGSNDVFELEQTIDLDAQKQIQRDKEEELARQQELELQREAEEQRKQEQQQELEREKQIQKENLLRRQEEIKRQIEVQRAQFDTRRQVNIPGGEPNDDRRNTFIEMASPQSAIPSYPQQQYMGKITPLQPAAAHSNSPTSYQQTYTSPDAMHQQQMYTQSNSNSNAPYPTDDYIPKTHNYY; from the coding sequence ATGCTCGTATGTAAAGTGACACAGAGTCTGGGACTCAATGAAAGAAGTGTCAAAGAGGATTTAGAAAGTTTCAAGAGTTGGGATACCTGTATGGATGATAAAGCATGTAAGATAGTCGCAATTGTAGGTATTGTACTAGCCTGTATTGTTGTAATCTGGCTAATTGGGTCGCTTTTAACGTGTTTTAGACAAGGCGTAGGTGGGATATGTGAATTTATTTGTTGGTGTTCATCCTGCTACAAGAATAgatcaaatcaaaatgtcaATCAAGCTTATCAACCTGCGCAACCTGTGGGTTCGTATGAACCTGCAACGATAATATATCAACCAGTCCAACCTCCTCAATCTATGTACAGCAATGATAAGAATGACGGTTATTACAACGAATACGGTAATAATGGAAGTAACGACGTGTTCGAGTTGGAACAAACTATAGATCTGGATGCACAGAAGCAGATACAAAGggacaaagaagaagagttaGCAAGGCAACAAGAGCTTGAATTACAAAGAGAGGCTGAAGAGcaaagaaaacaagaaCAACAACAAGAACTCGAGAGGGAGAAACAgattcaaaaagaaaatcttcTAAGAagacaagaagaaattaagagACAGATAGAAGTTCAACGTGCTCAATTCGATACTAGAAGACAAGTTAATATACCTGGAGGTGAACCGAATGATGACCGCAGAAATacttttattgaaatgGCCAGTCCACAGAGCGCGATACCGTCCTATCCTCAACAGCAATATATGGGTAAGATAACGCCATTACAGCCAGCTGCAGCACACAGTAATAGCCCAACATCATATCAACAAACGTACACGAGTCCAGACGCAATGCATCAGCAGCAAATGTACACTCAAAGCAACTCAAACTCTAACGCACCTTACCCAACTGACGACTATATTCCAAAAACTCACAACTATTATTAA